The Plasmodium yoelii strain 17X genome assembly, chromosome: 8 DNA window attatcaacATTTTCATGAACATCTTTATTTGACTTATTCAGTTCGCTACTTAATGTTGTTACAATAAGTTCCTGTGTCTTTTCTTTAGATTCACCAATATTTGTTTctatataatcatttttttttattgtaatATCTTTGTCTGGTTTATTTATAAgttcattttcttctatcACATTtgggaaaataatatttaaattttcatcaaaataaatatttttatttgatctCGTTTCATTCGGAATATCTAATATTTTCACTTTTACAAtacttgtatttttttttattccaaaACTAGGTATAATAGATCCAcatgtatttttatatactaatgataatatatttacattatattcataagtaatatttataacaCTAGTTAACAAACCATGTGAATCATCATAAATTATTACATTATGTTTATCATATGGAGTAATACCAATAGCAGCTTCTGCTTCTGGCCCTGCTTCTGGCCCTGCTTCTGGCTCTGCTTCTGACCCTGGCCCTATGCTAGTCGTTCCATTATTATTCTGAACAAGCATCTGTTTATTCTCACCCTTTATAAGCACACTTCGATTCAAATGAAAAAGCAAGTTTGCCAAATAATCTACACGGATATATGAAATTTTTTCaggaaaatatttataataaaaattgactaaattaaatatattacattcaTATACTGTAAATTGACATAAATgtctttttaattttttttggatatatttaaattgtgATATTACagttttttcattatatgtaGCTGAATTATCTACAAGCTTTTGGACAATTTCATATGGGTTTTCATAGttcatttcttttatttctgCAATATTTTCTTCTGTTAATTTTTgggaattattattatgatatatatctttatttgttCCTGCAATATCTTCATCATAATCTATATCAAGTTTgtgtttttgtttttttattcttacccatttattatttataaaagaaaatgttgatccatattttttatttacaagaaacaataaatttatataatttttttttattcttattttcATATCCGCAACTTTATGCAATCTACATTTTAGTTCATCATCAATCAAAACAAAATCATGTTTTTtaatcttcatttttttcaattggTTATAATTagaaatatgataaataattttatacacgttaattaaattatactTGTTTccatttcaaaaaaaaaaaaaaaatggatcaCCTTTTACAATTTCAAGGAAAATccaatataaaatttatgacTATTCTTTcactatataatatatgagATTCCACCTCTGTtcataaaattaacaaattgAGTTATTTGCTTCCGAAAATgggaatatattaatttgaatagcaatttttttttttttttttttcacttttcaCCCTATTTTGACATTCTGTACAATATACGTAGCAGTAAAATGAGTGCCTATGAAAGTTGTTCTGATTCGTGGTTGCTTTgtatttttccttttaatataaaaataaaataataaaaaataaacaaattgtatttttttcaatcaAAACGAATAAATGTAGAAAAAGAGAGCAACATGAAATTGTGTTTCTAACAAAATTGTAATATCTCTACAATCCAAACAATTTTTgtcgatatatatattacaggTTAGTTTTATAACCAAGTATTATGTCACTTTTGTTTtccaaattatatataaacaaaacaAAGGTAAATAGAAATGTCCCTATATATATTGggggaaaatataaaatagcaATTCATATATAGACTATAGatttataattattcaaataattttaaacgataaaaatatattatatattttccatgTAGTATTTCCAAtaacaattaaaaatttggaaaaaaaaaaaaaaatattataaaaattataacaaaTTGATAGAGAAATTTATCAGCATCGTGGATATTCgcttatatgcatatacatatttattaagaattcgataattaaaaaaaaaaaaattctctaacaaatatatcagtttttatataataaacatttaaaattatattttttcacaaatgtgttaattatattataattttataaaagcAACCCATTCTTAAATgtactataaaaataacatgaactaaaattttattagtatatataggtggaataattttttttgtgtaatatattttggtaTATTGcttatatattcttttttatttttatttattttttttattatactattTTCATAAGAGAAAAATCTATTAGCTTTTTGATTTTTCTTAGCATTTTaatctaatttttttttttttaatatttcctTTGTGAATATATCTTATTTCTATTTTAAGAATTTTTTCAACTTCATTCTTTTTTTGTAcataaatgtgaaaaaataatacatatatagtaTACATTCGAAttatatactatttttttttttttttttttacgatTAACCTGGTATCGTATTTACTATTTTGTAAAGGGAATGTGAGGAACACATTTTGATCaatcttattattttttttcttttccttCCCTTTTATGTACCTTTATTATAAtcttattaaaataatatacttataaCGAATTAAAGACCGTTAAATAAAACTTATACACGGATAATATAAAcgtatacatatgtatatgcacAAAAATagttgaatatatatatatatacatgaatAAACCCGGAAACGAACATAGTATTGATAAAACAAAGACGAGTGTTACAAAATAGTGTAAATAAGCAAGAAAcgcataaaaaaaatatatatatatatatatatatatttttttttttgtggtAAATTTCGCACACATTTAGTAACACAAGATTGGCTAGTTagtacataataattttattaaaataaaaaagtaaaaatttatgaacagttcataaaaatatataataaaaatggaaaatgatatatttgagaaaaatataaatgtgcTTGAAAGAATATATTTAAGCAAACATGTCGTAGTACATCCTATAGTATTATTATCAGTAGTAGATCATTATAATCGTATTGCAagtaatacaaaaaaaagagTTTTAGGTACAATTTTAGGAGAAAAAATTGATGGTGTTGTGCATATAACAAATAGCTATGCATTACCATTTGATGaagatattaaagatataaatatattttttatagatgataattataatgaaaatttgtttaatatgataagaaaaattaatacacgTGAAAAAATTCTTGGATGGTATACTACTGGATCTAATATAAAACCcaatgatatatttattaacgaaatattttataaatatcacCATGCTCCTATATTTTTACTTGTAAATGTGCACACAAATCAAACAATTTTCCCAGTTAATGCGTATGTAGCTATAGAAAAGGCTATTTCgaataataaatttagaaAGACATTTATTCATATCCCAGTTAGGATAGGTAAGAAAAATCGCTATAAGTTTACATTTTGCCAATTTTGTTTCacaattgtaaaaaaaaaaaaaaaaaataaaaataaaaaaaaataagaaataaattgaaaaaaaatatgaaataaatcgATGCCATTACCATTCCAGTGTTATACCTTTTCCCCACACATTTTGTACACTAATTTTCGTTTCCATTCCAACCCTATTTTAGGCGCATTTGAAGCAGAAGATGTTGGTGTAGAATTTTTGCTAAAGGAATTAAAAAGCGTATCAACCTCAACCCTAGCAACAAAAGTTGGTGATAAATTATCGGCACTAAAAACATTAATATCTAAATTATACGAAATTTCtgaatatttaaatgatatattacaaggaaatatagaaatgaatataaaaatattatataatttacaaAATGTTTTTAGTTTGTTGCCTGATACAGATAACCCAGAACTTGTCGAAGCCTTTATGGTTAAGAACAATGATATTATgttaaacatatttataggTAGTATTACAAGATCTGTTATAGCTCTTCACAAtcttattaataataaaatagaaaataaaataaatacagaaaaaaaacaacttTTAGAGGATCAAAAtattaaagaaaaagaaaaagccaaggaaaaataattaaCAATGATACCATTTTCGGAtcttaaataaaataaaatttaaaaaatcaaaaactTGCACCGAAATagaaacatataaaataaaagctATCAAAAATGTGTTGGTATTAtcgtaatatattttaatgcaGATTACTtagaaaaataatgataaaataatgataaaataatgataaaaataatgataaaataatgataaaaataa harbors:
- a CDS encoding 26s proteasome regulatory subunit s12 — encoded protein: MENDIFEKNINVLERIYLSKHVVVHPIVLLSVVDHYNRIASNTKKRVLGTILGEKIDGVVHITNSYALPFDEDIKDINIFFIDDNYNENLFNMIRKINTREKILGWYTTGSNIKPNDIFINEIFYKYHHAPIFLLVNVHTNQTIFPVNAYVAIEKAISNNKFRKTFIHIPVRIGAFEAEDVGVEFLLKELKSVSTSTLATKVGDKLSALKTLISKLYEISEYLNDILQGNIEMNIKILYNLQNVFSLLPDTDNPELVEAFMVKNNDIMLNIFIGSITRSVIALHNLINNKIENKINTEKKQLLEDQNIKEKEKAKEK